TCAGAAAAAGCACCCTTGCATGAGTTGGTATGTACCTTTATTATATTGGGTCTGTgactgcataataaaatttgatttgatttgattgtaCCTTTATTGACAAGTAACAGATTGACAGGCAAGAATTTCTTGAtggcttaggctgcagtccaatacatgtctactcagaagtaagcttcattgagttcaatgggacttactcccaggtaagtgtgtattgggatTCCAGCCTTAGTTATGAAGAACATCAGTCTATCCTATTATATTTGCATTCGCGTAATTGGGATCTACTGTAGAAAAAATATCCTGACAGGAATGCACTTTTGTCTGAAACAGTATGGTGTCCAAGTCTGGTAccttcctcccttctccactCATTCTCATTCTTCTTTTCCTCTTTACTGTTATCTTTAGGTTATAAAAGTCCCCTTTGGGGCGATGCGTGTAGGCTGCTCCTGGGTTGCAGAGACCGCTTCCGCTAGTGGGAGCTGGGAGGAAATGCACTGAACATCCTCGGCAATACGTCCGCTTTCCATTCTAATCGGACTTAGTTGGTGCGCATGATCTGGGATTTGATTATTAAAGAGGCGTACGCACGCATCAATGGTTGGTGATGATGGGCATATATCATTGCTGCACGGGGGAGAACCAGGGGGAGGATCCGCGGCCCGCTCCGGCACATAGCCGCTATGTGGTAGTATCTGCTTCCTGTCCTGCCTTTTCCATCCCTGCCCACTTGTCACGGCGTCCCGCGATTCCCACGGGATCCTCGACGTGTGCGCGCGCTAAACCCTCGTCCTTGACACAGATATTCCAGCACAGTCGAAGCGAGTTCCGTAGGCGTCCAAATGCGTGGACTAAAGACATGGTGGGTGGCGGGATGGCGCGCGGACGGGTAGAAAGCAACGTTGCGACAGGTAGTCGAAGAAACAGGACCAGGCAGGCGGGGGCGGGAAgagatgccagccagccagcagtcCAATTGTAGCCGAGCGTCCTTGAGGGGGAGCTTTCTTCCTGCAGTCTATTGGTGGAGCGCGCTGTCTTTTACGCGGGATGGAAGGCAAAGCTCGGCGCGGTAGGATGAAAAGAGCATGGGCGGCTACTCTCCGCAACCCCCCACCCTTGCTCGCCTGCGAGCGTCTGGGTAACCCGGCGTGTCACGTGTTGTTTTGCTCTTCGCTGGGGCGAGTGGCGCGCGAGAAGTTCCTCGCCGCATCCCCGGTCCGAGAACGAGGAGCGTGCGCAGCAGCGAACAGACGGAGGGACGGGGGAGCGCGCGCGAGCCGGGGCTGCGAGCAGGACGTGCGCGCAGGGACAGGTGCCGCGCGGCCCGGAGGCTTGGAGAGGCGGTCCTTGGACGAGCCGTCCCGGACCGGGGGGGATGGCGAGTCCCCCTGCGGTGGAGCCTCCGGGCAGCCCCTTGGATGGCCCCaacttcaacaacaacaacaaccagcaaGCGCAGGAGCAGCCGCCGCCGGGCGTGCGCAAGTGCGGCTACCTGCGCAAGCACAAGCATGGCCACAAGCGCTTCTTCGTGCTTCGAGCCCCCAGCGACGGCGCTGCAGCCGAGGAAGCGTCGCCTCAGCCCGCCCGGCTGGAGTATTACGAGAGCGAGAAGAAGTGGCGGAGTAAGTCGACGGCCCCCAAGCGGGCCATCGCGCTCGACTCGTGTCTCCACATCCACAAGCGGGCCGACGCCAAGCACAAGCACCTCATCGCCCTTTACACGCGCGACGAGTACTTGGCCCTGGCTGCCGAAAGCGAGCCGGAGCAGGAGGCCTGGTACCAAGCGCTGACGGAACTGCTCCGCGAGAGCCAGGCCGCCGGGCAGGGCTCTCCTCGGCGTCAGCTGCAGCTGGCCTCTTGCGAGGACTTCACCGACGGGCAGCTGAGCGGCGGCGGCGGGCAGCCGTCCGGTGTCTCCGCCTACCGCGAGGTGTGGCAGGTGACGCTCAAGCCCAAGGGCCTCGGGCAGAGCCGCAACCTGACGGGCGTGCACCGGCTGTGCCTGGCGGCGCGCACCGTGGGACTGGTGCGCCTCAACTGCGAGCGGCCCTGCGTGACTCTGCAGCTCATGAACATTCGCCGCTGCGGCCACTCGGACAGCTTTTTCTTCATGGAACTCGGGCGCTCGGCTTCGACGGGGCCCGGCGAGCTCTGGATGCAGGCCGACGACTCGGTGGTGGCGCAAAACATCCACGAGACCATCTTGGAGGCCATGAGGGCGCTGCGGGAGCTCGCGGAGTTCCGGCCGCGCAGCAAGAGCCAGTCTTCGTCGTCTTCCTCATCGTCAGGCGGCGCCACCTccggcgctgctgctgctgctgctgctggcggctgtggtggaggaggaggattaTCAGCGATGTGTAGCCGGCCCATCTCTGTTCCTGGCCGCCGACATCACCACCACCCTCTGTCGGCACTGCCCCCTAGCCAGACTGGCCTCCTGCGCAGATCGCGTACCGACACTTTGGTTGTGGCTGGAAACAGCAATAGCCGGGCACGAACAGCGAGTGAGGGCGATGGGTGCAGAATTGGGTCATCGGCTGGCAGCAGCCCCCTGAGCCCGGACCCTGGACGAACCCCACTCAGCCGCTCACACACTCTTGGGGCTGCCTGTTGCCGACTAGGGGGCCAAACCACAATGCAGCCTGGTCGCTCCCTTGCCTTGGCGCACTCGCCCTCCCTGGTCTCAAAGTTGACTACTGAACCAGGCATATTCTGTCAGCGTCCTTCCAGTGGCAGTGCATCCGGATCCCCTAGCGATCCTGCTAGCTTCATGGCCTTTGAGGACTTGGGCTCCAGTCCAGCAGGGGATCCTCGgaccttctcatcttcttcaacaGCTAGTGTCCATAGTGACACACCTGAGACTCCTCCTGGCCGGCAGCTGGATGGCTACATTGCTATGGACCAGGGACACTTTTGCCATTGGCCCCACTTATGGGAGAGCACTGGAGGGGACAAGTTTCCCAGGAAGCGCACTTACTCCCTGACGACACCAGTGTACCAGCGGCCCATGCCTGCTCCGCTCTCTTCAGCCTCTCTCGATGAGTATACGCTCATGCAGGCTACCTTACCAACAGCAGAGGCCTCTTCAAGGGCAACCTATACTCCTGATCCCGAGGACTACTGTGATGTGGACATTGGCTCTGGGGGcaccagcagcagtagcagctcaCACCTGGGTCGTAGTGGCGGTGGGGAAGAGGGCTACATGCCCATGGGCTCTGGAATAGTATCTGTCTTGCCATTGCAAGGTGGTCCTGATAGCGACATGTCTATGAGCCCTACCAGTGTGTCAGCTCCCCAGCAGATTTTGCACCCTCACCCCCACAAGATCAGTAGTGAGAACTCTCCAGATGACAGTGGCTACATGCGTATGTGGGGTGCTGGTACTAGActgtctggggagagtcctgatggGAGATTGGCCAGCGGTGACTACATGAACATGTCCcccttgctgctgcctcctttgcaTGGATCTTCCACTTCTGCCTCACCTGTGCCCTCTCCCAGTGGCTTTGGTGCTGTGGGGCCTGGAGACCAGTCCAGCTATGTCTGTTGCTCACTGTCCCATCATGTCTGCCGGAGCCAGCTAAACTCTCTGGGTGAGAAAAAGGACAGTGACCAGTACGTGTTTATGAACTCACCAGCGGGGAGATTACATTCCACCCCCAAAGGGGAGTCGTTCCTTGCCATCTGCAGCCGCACTATGATGTCTTCCCCCATGCGCTACAGCCGAACTGAGAGCTGTCTCAGCCAGCGGGCAAGCAGTGGCCAGCCCAATCACCTTTCCCTAGGGCTGTTGCTGCCAAGCATGAATGAGCAACCCATTCCAAATGAATCACTAAGCCCCAGTGGAGAGCCCGCCAAGGTTGGATATCCAGTGGCTGGTGACAGCTCAGCCTCCTCATTTGTCTCTGGCTTGAATGGGCAGAACGGCTCCCTTATCTCCACCTATATGAACCTCAACTTTGATGGGTCACAATCAGCAGCCATATCCATGGGGTCCTTGGAAGAAGCGCTAATGCCAGGGTCCTGCCCTAGCTCTGGGCAGCCTGACAAACCATACCTAAAGATAGAAATGgaggctcctttcctttccagccCATCTTTTGAGGCAGGTGACTATACTGAAATAGCTTTTACAACCACggtcagcccagcccagcccatttCACAGAAACCAGAAAATTCTCATATAACCAGCCCTGTTGCTGGATTGAAGCGGCTGACACTCTCTGGGGTTCAGTCATTTATCTTTGCCAGTCCTCCTCCTGATCCCAATTATGGAGCCAAAGTCATCCGTGCTGATCCTCAGGGGCGTCGGAGGCACAGCTCAGAGACTTTTTCCTCCACTACCACAGTGACCCCTGTTTCACCTTCCTTTGCACACAATCCCAAGCGGCACAATTCTGCCTCGGTTGAAAATGTGTCCCTGAGGAAAAATGAAGGTTTGGTGGAGGAGCACAACAGCAGCCCCATGTGCCGGGAGACCTCAGCTGGCTTCCAGAATGGCCTCAACTATATTGCTGTTGATGTCTTAGATGGAGACTATCTAGCAAATGGTGACCAAGGCAAGCACAAAGTGAGGCACCCCCGCCATAGAGGTGTCAATGGTACTTACACCAGTATAGACTTCCTGGCCTACAATTTGAAAGAAGCATCCTCAGTGAAAGGTAAGCTTTGTTACTCTAACCTGTGTTTTTCGTGGGAGTGCCCTAGCAACCAATGGGTTTGGGAAGTGACAGCATGTAATAGTTAATAAAAAGACAAAACTGACAACCTCAAGCCATTTACTTTAGAATGTTTCCTAAAGTTAACTGAAAAGGAATAAAGTATAAGAGCCCCAGAACTGTCATGTTGAATTTGATCAAACTCCGGTGCTTATGAACAAACTATCTGGTTCCACAGAGTTCTTATTTTTGATTGTAATGAAAGCTTCACTAGTTCAGCATTTTCTTGGTCCAGTAACAAATTTATATAGCAAATCTGACTCAATCAAAGCAGTGGGACTTCTGTACAAATCTGCATAGGATTACTCTGTTAATGGGTTTGCCTGCCATCTTAATCTTTGCTAGTTGTGTTTGTGTTATTACTTTAACTGGGGAGTTCATAATGATCTATTGTTATTTTTAAACTATTTCTGTATATGATATGTAACATTAGGCGTCTTTGCTGGGTTTCAATGAAATTCTCATATCTAGATGGAGAGCCTGCATGAAAGAAATAATCAGTGACGTGTCAACAATCTGAGAATAAGATAAGCCAATTCATTACAGGTTTCATACATTGATTCTGAGATGCTTAATGTAAGAATTTGTAGTGAATATGTAATATAGAATTTTTTTCAGTGTGTGTTCTAccaaagtttcattttaaaaggtCAGATCTAAAACAGTACTTATAAGAAAACTCTCCTCCCAACAATTAACTAACTACAGCAATATTAATCTTGCAAATAGTGTATTCGACAGTGTCTTGTCTCAGAGATGTGTAAAATATCCGATGAAAATAGctagtataaaatttaaaaagtatacGAGTAAAAGTTGACACTGAAATAATGCAGATCTCTACATTTTCCTACGTCTTGTTAGCAAATTCAGATGGTTGAGTACCTATCAGTTTGAAAATTAAATGAGTCACCTAAAAATAGGATTTCTACATACTTGGGGTATTCCCTAGGAATTCAgttcataaattaaaataaaatctctctcactcactcacacacacagagtcttgCTTCTAGGCTATACAGAATGTTAAGATGGCAGTTGTAGGTGGAAAGAAACTGGATAAAAAAACAGCTTTATCCTTCAGAGTTACTAAGGTTGGGGAATGCCTCTCCCCAGATCCCCTCCCTATGTGGTACCTGCCTGTTTTAGTAGGAAAGAAACGAAAAACAGCATATGGTCAGACACCCCCCATCTGCTGTATAGCTGAAGTGCTCAGGTGTGGAGCCATTCACTATACAGCATAGCATAGGGAGGCCTTGTAGATGGAGGGGGTTGGCCTTTtccctttcataagaacataagaagagcctgctggatcaggccagtggcccatctagtccagcatcctgttctcacagtggcctactaggtgcctgggggaagcccgcaagcaggacccgagtgcaagaacactctcccccccccccgaggccCCCCGGCAACTGGTCCTCAGAAGCATGCCGCCTCCAACTAGGCTTCAACCAACAAGGCTCGTGTTCCAGCCTGGCTGAAGCCCTCCTAAGAGCAGTCCTCTTAGGGGGCGGGAAtacactgcaatgttttgttgcaggtTTCACTTGTAACTGTGCAAAAATGGAGCCTTAACTTAAGAGGTGGCTTCTCAAAGCTGAGCTTTAATAAAAGGCCAATTGCAAAGGGGGTTAAAGCAGTGAGGTGAAGTGGCCCTGTGCCAAAGAGAACGTGGGCTGGATTACAGAGTTACTGAAAATATCCAGTTGTTAATTGGCTGATCAAAATGACCACTATTGCCTGTATTTTCACAAGAGAAGCAGGATAATGACTCTGATTGTATTAGTCACTAGCATGAGGAAATACTGAGAAAATGCTGTTGTTAGTTTTACTTACCTTTAGTTCACTGATTCTGATCAACACAACACAGTGTCCTCCTGGTTTCGGATACTACTAAGTAATGGTTAAGAGATTTGTATTTACCCAATGAGGGAGGCAAACTGTTTGGTTAGTAATGAATGTTGACTACTGTCTGTTTCAAGCCTGCACTTTTTCTGCTTAAGAGGTTTTGGTGGCAACCctggtaaaacaataaaattgtggttcccaaacttttgacAAATGCTGAGGGTCACTTGACAaatgctgaggatcttggcagaccacttaattattttcttaattattttctgtagcaactgtaatgtgctgtgttagatgctgtatgatttttaattgtattttcattgcttaatttatttcttacatactgtgttttattgtattacaatttgaattccatagaatttaaattgtgtttttcacagacatgctgtagaccacctgaatgaagctcatgaatCACGGACCACAGTTCAGGAAACCCTTCAGTAAAACAAATATATTGGTATTCAGTGATGTGGGCTGGGAAATTTTTCCGTGCTTTATTTttccaaagaaaaaaaataaattttgtaAGTTCTTTAATAATTATAAATAGATGCCAGTTACAAGTAGATATTaagcaagcttggcagtttcaaagcttttagctttgtttactaaatacaagcaAAATATACTAAATTAGATCatactctagggcagcctttcccaaccagtgtgcctccagatgttgttggaccacaattcccatctttcctgatcattggcaatgctggctgagggtgatgggagttgtggtccaacaacatctggaggcacactggttgggaaaggctgctctagggcatCAGGACATTTTCCAACACAAATTACTCTAATTTGCATAGGAAAATTTTCTAGAAAACCCACATTGCTGCTGATATTGACAGGTCTATGTCAGAGGATGAGATACAGAATAGGTTTGTGAATGCGTCCGTGTATTGTCTGCAGTTT
This DNA window, taken from Rhineura floridana isolate rRhiFlo1 chromosome 2, rRhiFlo1.hap2, whole genome shotgun sequence, encodes the following:
- the IRS2 gene encoding insulin receptor substrate 2 isoform X2 — protein: MASPPAVEPPGSPLDGPNFNNNNNQQAQEQPPPGVRKCGYLRKHKHGHKRFFVLRAPSDGAAAEEASPQPARLEYYESEKKWRSKSTAPKRAIALDSCLHIHKRADAKHKHLIALYTRDEYLALAAESEPEQEAWYQALTELLRESQAAGQGSPRRQLQLASCEDFTDGQLSGGGGQPSGVSAYREVWQVTLKPKGLGQSRNLTGVHRLCLAARTVGLVRLNCERPCVTLQLMNIRRCGHSDSFFFMELGRSASTGPGELWMQADDSVVAQNIHETILEAMRALRELAEFRPRSKSQSSSSSSSSGGATSGAAAAAAAGGCGGGGGLSAMCSRPISVPGRRHHHHPLSALPPSQTGLLRRSRTDTLVVAGNSNSRARTASEGDGCRIGSSAGSSPLSPDPGRTPLSRSHTLGAACCRLGGQTTMQPGRSLALAHSPSLVSKLTTEPGIFCQRPSSGSASGSPSDPASFMAFEDLGSSPAGDPRTFSSSSTASVHSDTPETPPGRQLDGYIAMDQGHFCHWPHLWESTGGDKFPRKRTYSLTTPVYQRPMPAPLSSASLDEYTLMQATLPTAEASSRATYTPDPEDYCDVDIGSGGTSSSSSSHLGRSGGGEEGYMPMGSGIVSVLPLQGGPDSDMSMSPTSVSAPQQILHPHPHKISSENSPDDSGYMRMWGAGTRLSGESPDGRLASGDYMNMSPLLLPPLHGSSTSASPVPSPSGFGAVGPGDQSSYVCCSLSHHVCRSQLNSLGEKKDSDQYVFMNSPAGRLHSTPKGESFLAICSRTMMSSPMRYSRTESCLSQRASSGQPNHLSLGLLLPSMNEQPIPNESLSPSGEPAKVGYPVAGDSSASSFVSGLNGQNGSLISTYMNLNFDGSQSAAISMGSLEEALMPGSCPSSGQPDKPYLKIEMEAPFLSSPSFEAGDYTEIAFTTTVSPAQPISQKPENSHITSPVAGLKRLTLSGVQSFIFASPPPDPNYGAKVIRADPQGRRRHSSETFSSTTTVTPVSPSFAHNPKRHNSASVENVSLRKNEGLVEEHNSSPMCRETSAGFQNGLNYIAVDVLDGDYLANGDQGKHKVRHPRHRGVNGTYTSIDFLAYNLKEASSVKDML
- the IRS2 gene encoding insulin receptor substrate 2 isoform X3 → MASPPAVEPPGSPLDGPNFNNNNNQQAQEQPPPGVRKCGYLRKHKHGHKRFFVLRAPSDGAAAEEASPQPARLEYYESEKKWRSKSTAPKRAIALDSCLHIHKRADAKHKHLIALYTRDEYLALAAESEPEQEAWYQALTELLRESQAAGQGSPRRQLQLASCEDFTDGQLSGGGGQPSGVSAYREVWQVTLKPKGLGQSRNLTGVHRLCLAARTVGLVRLNCERPCVTLQLMNIRRCGHSDSFFFMELGRSASTGPGELWMQADDSVVAQNIHETILEAMRALRELAEFRPRSKSQSSSSSSSSGGATSGAAAAAAAGGCGGGGGLSAMCSRPISVPGRRHHHHPLSALPPSQTGLLRRSRTDTLVVAGNSNSRARTASEGDGCRIGSSAGSSPLSPDPGRTPLSRSHTLGAACCRLGGQTTMQPGRSLALAHSPSLVSKLTTEPGIFCQRPSSGSASGSPSDPASFMAFEDLGSSPAGDPRTFSSSSTASVHSDTPETPPGRQLDGYIAMDQGHFCHWPHLWESTGGDKFPRKRTYSLTTPVYQRPMPAPLSSASLDEYTLMQATLPTAEASSRATYTPDPEDYCDVDIGSGGTSSSSSSHLGRSGGGEEGYMPMGSGIVSVLPLQGGPDSDMSMSPTSVSAPQQILHPHPHKISSENSPDDSGYMRMWGAGTRLSGESPDGRLASGDYMNMSPLLLPPLHGSSTSASPVPSPSGFGAVGPGDQSSYVCCSLSHHVCRSQLNSLGEKKDSDQYVFMNSPAGRLHSTPKGESFLAICSRTMMSSPMRYSRTESCLSQRASSGQPNHLSLGLLLPSMNEQPIPNESLSPSGEPAKVGYPVAGDSSASSFVSGLNGQNGSLISTYMNLNFDGSQSAAISMGSLEEALMPGSCPSSGQPDKPYLKIEMEAPFLSSPSFEAGDYTEIAFTTTVSPAQPISQKPENSHITSPVAGLKRLTLSGVQSFIFASPPPDPNYGAKVIRADPQGRRRHSSETFSSTTTVTPVSPSFAHNPKRHNSASVENVSLRKNEGLVEEHNSSPMCRETSAGFQNGLNYIAVDVLDGDYLANGDQGKHKVRHPRHRGVNGTYTSIDFLAYNLKEASSVKE
- the IRS2 gene encoding insulin receptor substrate 2 isoform X1, with the protein product MASPPAVEPPGSPLDGPNFNNNNNQQAQEQPPPGVRKCGYLRKHKHGHKRFFVLRAPSDGAAAEEASPQPARLEYYESEKKWRSKSTAPKRAIALDSCLHIHKRADAKHKHLIALYTRDEYLALAAESEPEQEAWYQALTELLRESQAAGQGSPRRQLQLASCEDFTDGQLSGGGGQPSGVSAYREVWQVTLKPKGLGQSRNLTGVHRLCLAARTVGLVRLNCERPCVTLQLMNIRRCGHSDSFFFMELGRSASTGPGELWMQADDSVVAQNIHETILEAMRALRELAEFRPRSKSQSSSSSSSSGGATSGAAAAAAAGGCGGGGGLSAMCSRPISVPGRRHHHHPLSALPPSQTGLLRRSRTDTLVVAGNSNSRARTASEGDGCRIGSSAGSSPLSPDPGRTPLSRSHTLGAACCRLGGQTTMQPGRSLALAHSPSLVSKLTTEPGIFCQRPSSGSASGSPSDPASFMAFEDLGSSPAGDPRTFSSSSTASVHSDTPETPPGRQLDGYIAMDQGHFCHWPHLWESTGGDKFPRKRTYSLTTPVYQRPMPAPLSSASLDEYTLMQATLPTAEASSRATYTPDPEDYCDVDIGSGGTSSSSSSHLGRSGGGEEGYMPMGSGIVSVLPLQGGPDSDMSMSPTSVSAPQQILHPHPHKISSENSPDDSGYMRMWGAGTRLSGESPDGRLASGDYMNMSPLLLPPLHGSSTSASPVPSPSGFGAVGPGDQSSYVCCSLSHHVCRSQLNSLGEKKDSDQYVFMNSPAGRLHSTPKGESFLAICSRTMMSSPMRYSRTESCLSQRASSGQPNHLSLGLLLPSMNEQPIPNESLSPSGEPAKVGYPVAGDSSASSFVSGLNGQNGSLISTYMNLNFDGSQSAAISMGSLEEALMPGSCPSSGQPDKPYLKIEMEAPFLSSPSFEAGDYTEIAFTTTVSPAQPISQKPENSHITSPVAGLKRLTLSGVQSFIFASPPPDPNYGAKVIRADPQGRRRHSSETFSSTTTVTPVSPSFAHNPKRHNSASVENVSLRKNEGLVEEHNSSPMCRETSAGFQNGLNYIAVDVLDGDYLANGDQGKHKVRHPRHRGVNGTYTSIDFLAYNLKEASSVKGLLLREKELLTNQGSGSALSVLSSLAGESKLQRQMPPLHHCTKSVRGIKGASKELQLNEETSITTMKAT